The following DNA comes from Sander lucioperca isolate FBNREF2018 chromosome 2, SLUC_FBN_1.2, whole genome shotgun sequence.
TGCCAGCCGATGGTTATTCCTCGGGTCAACTGATGCCAgttctggtctgtgtgtgtgtgtgacagaggagAGTTAATACAAACACAGAAGATTCCTGACACTTGAAGTATGGTTGAAATGTATTCAGAcgtgtacatgtatgtgtcaTTTTTAACTTTTGTGTACTGTGTTTTTATATAACTGATACCTCTTTGTACAAAACGAAAGTATGGACATTGTGTACTGTTGATAATAAACTAAAAACCTAATGGTACTGACTTGTATTTCAATTAAATAACAGTTCAAATGATCAGATTTGCCTCTTTGTCATTTCTATGTGAATTTCATATATTTGTTCAAGGACCTAGCATGTTTCTCTCCAACAACAAATGtttaacaagaaaaaaagaataaaaacttCCGTAACGTACTTAACTTACATACATAACGTAAGTTACGTTACAGACGTActtatttgaacccaaaccattatatattttttttaatccaaccaagtagttttgtttcaatCCACAATAatcacgtgtttaaaactgtgaccgtttcacaacgttacaCATTATACATTtcttgagaatgcagtttagtttAGTAATTCTTTAGGGCTGCCCATATACAGAACATTCAGAATATACCCAGACCCATCCATCATTTTTACACTCAATAACCCATAATGGCAGGCAAAAGCAGGATTTCAGAATTGTTtgcaaatgtattcaaatttgAAATATCACATTGACATAAGTATTCAGATTCTTTGCTATGACACTAAATTAAGCTCAGGTGCTTCCAATTTCTCTAGATCATCTTTGAGCTGTTTCTACTCCTTAATCGGAGTCCATCTGTGGTCAATTCAGTTGATTTGGAAAGGCACACATTTGTCAGGTGAAAAACCTCCATGATCCAGGCCTTCATGATTCAAAGTTTGGAATAGGGGTGCCCCCGACTAAGAATTGTCATAGTCAAATCAGATCTGTCAAGTCTTGCCTATCGTCgactggcaggtttcagaacgtTGCAGAGCAGCAGCGCGTTGCAAGGAGCTGCAAGTTTACACTTGTTAATCTTTGGTCTGAGCTGGACTTTATACGGCGCTGCGAAGATTCGACTGTGAGACTGGCAGTCGAATCAGACTCTTTCAATCCAAGCATCGAATATTCGACTGTTCGGGGTCACCCCTAGTTTGGAACAACCAGGAGTCCAACTAGAGCTGGTCGCCAGGACAAATGGCGCAATCAGGGAAGACACACCTGATTCTACTTCTTAACTCATCATTATCAGTCCCCTTGGCAGGCTTAAGCTGCTTGATAATGAGCAGATCATTCAGGAGATGCGTAAAAGATGCAGGATAATTTAGCTCTCCAGCAGCAGGGTTGGGAGAACGCTGCTCTATATGATGGCAGACAGTAGagaagtagtctatatccacgaagttccacttccaggattgttctCGTTCTggcggaaattccgccggatgtcacacTGTCCGTTTTCGGATGTCCCATTACTTTCTGCTCTCTTTgtattggcattttaaactccgttCGAATTATGAAGGctttggttaactgctcctcagatctctccAGGGTAAATCCAGAGAGCTAGCtatagactatctgtccagtctgagttttcttttgtacgactaaaacaacctttgaacgtacacgttccaccaaaacaagttcctttctgaggctattttgcagcggcactgtggctccgtctggcACTTAGCACctcccaagacaattgtgattggtttagagaaatgccaataaacgaaagcacgtttttctcccatcctggattgctgtgtggactcccCACAACatcttccgcagcgctgtggaggaaggtctggcaatgcgagactagtagaGAAGTGACAGGAAATGAACTGGGCACGTGGTGTCACCCCAGCCACCAGGACTCCCCTTCAATCAAACTATTTCgacaaaaaaaattacatttaaaaatttGCACTTCTTGCAGGTCTTAAACATGCCCATGACTTGTATTCAAAATAACTTGTATCTGTATCAGTGCAGGGATTCAAACTGGCAACTGAAACGTGTTCTATCTGTAATTTTAGCTAAGGTGGTTGAAGgaataaatgtaatttagttCAGGTTATTACACTGAAATTGGAAGTCGTGATGCTGTAAATTGCAGAGGTGCATCACAACTATGAATGAAGAAACACACAGTTGACTTAAAATTATTCTACAGTGCTCTCCACTCTCTTCCCTTGTAAACACGTTTGATTTAATGCCGgtcaaaaatgattttaaaaataaGCAACAGAATTCTCTCTGCTCTACTTTTCTGTATCAATATTCTCCCAGAAGGCATTACACAGATACCAAACCGTTTTGCATCCTTTTATTTAACACTGTAAATTAAATCACTTACAGAACAGCTGCAGTTGATGCACGTTTTGACAGCAGCTGGCGCCCCCTGCTGGTCAGCATCAAGCCTCATCATCTACTGAACTGCAGGATTTAATAGAAACACATCAACTAATGAAGCAGAGAGGATACAAATGCAACCGTTTTAGTCTTatccaaagaaaaaaatgtctggaAACACTCACTGAATAATGAAAGTGGTTCTGCACTCATTCTTCCCCAGGAACTTACAAATACAAAGTGTAGAACGTGCAGCATCGTCCCCCAAAACACCCTGAATGGATTCATGTCTGAGGTTTTATCGATCGACAGGCTGGATATTTCTTTGGCAGAGAGAGTTGACTACCAGGATGTCCATCCTCTGTGGCTGCATGCAAACTTTAATCCCAAAAACCCTCTTCTCTTCTGTGTTTAATTTAGCCttggctgaaaaaaacaattgttaACCTCTGCTTTAGGCACGCTAACTGCTGCAACTATCCTAACCGCCAAACACACATCCATTCATCCTAACCGAGGTGTTTTAGGGCCCTGCAGGTCCTCCACTCTCTATCAGTGTTGGACGATCACAATGTGTTAACACACGCTTCATGAAAAACACGGAAGGACTAAATCACACGACAGAAAACACTCATTTTCTGAGAGAGAATAAACAGAGTACTACTACTGTACTATCATTAAGAAATGTgcagtttttttcttaaatgctGGATACCTCATGGTGCAGAATCCCGGCCTACAGCACAGCATCTACTTTATGTCTTTATTAGGAAATAAATATCTTTCAGAAAACACAGCCATTGGAATTTTGAATGCTTCAGAAAAgcccttttaaaatgtgatttgtttTCTGCACCGAGATGCTCCGCAGACAAACAGGAattcacacactgaaacactCACATACCGACAGGATCACCAGCACCAGCCCCATCTCTGTGTctgaattggaaaaaaaacaacacatcgCTTTGCTGCCAAATCTACACAAGTGAACACAAACATGGGTCAAACTGAAGCTACTGACATCTGCAatgttttagctttttttttttttttttttttttaaccaaggaTACATTTCTATCTACAAAATCCCAGTTTTTGGTCTTGGATAATATCAATGCAATCCTTGATGATAAAATAATCATCTTTACCTTGCTTTGCTCAAGAGCTGAATTTATAATTTCAAAATTTGAATTTTTATAGATATTGTCAAGCAGTTCATACAAAAAAACGAGGGTGATTTATTGAGTAATTTCAAGATcaagaatatatattttaaattcaacTAATCAAAAATGGATTTCATGACAGAAATAACATTTTGCCTGAGTAAAAATCAAATTTCTAATAGTATGGATTCTCAAAAACGACATAACATTATAACCAGAATTCTTGATACTGAAGAATAGATTTTTGATGTgaaaaaatgcaattaaaattcTGATTTAATGAGTCAATATAGTACAGAGGGCGAAAAGGGAGTGCGCAAGCACAAAATGCTTAGTGCACTCAAACTGATAATTGAAAAATAGTTGAAATTGCTCGCTATAGTCTCTGCATCTACACAGGTGTTTCAGTTTGGCTGATTAGACCCTGACTCATTCTGTAATCAGGCGgaataagtgaaaacacctgtgcaGCTTCAGCCTGAACAGAtaataaactgtaaaatgtcacTGTGAAAGAAATAAACGTGAAATGTAACACTGTACAGTTGTtgctacacagacacacacaaattaaacattttgtccGTGTCAACATCCACTTGTATATTTTTCACTGCATGAATGAAATCAAAGTTAAGTGgtgttaaaggtacactgtaaAAGTACACATATACACTGTATGTTCAGTAATGGAGCAGAGTACTAGTCTGTTGGAGACCTAGTTGTGCACAAATGATGGATTTCTATAAACAAAGAAAACTGACTGTAGTCAGTGACAGTCTGAGTCAATGTGAACAGTCTTCAAATAAATTGGTCTCCAAACGGAAGCTACTGACTCAGGAAACAGATTTCAGCTCGACAGTATTTCTTCTCCAAAACCCTCTTGATTTGGAGCTTTCAAGATAAgtgttattttgtattttttgtgctAAAAAATCCCATGataagaccaaaaccaacaatgtgtctCGATACTTTATGATTTCCTGTCTGCGTCTCCCAGCTCCAAAgccattggttcctactgaagacatACGTAAAGACAAATGTAGTTTCATATTTATTGCTGTCAGCTGTCACTGTAGTTTTTGTATTGGACGGTGTGTGTGGGATTAAGGGCTTACTCACACTTGGCCCAGTTACCTTGAACGGTGCCCGGGCCCCTTGGCTTCCTCTTTCAAGTGGGCCTGGGCAAGGTTAAGCGGGCCCGGGCGCTATTTAGCGACCACACTAGTCAAAGAACTGGACTTTGGGGCAAAAACGTGTTCGGGCACAATTTAACTGGGCCAAGTGTTTCATTCTAAttgaaaataaactacagtgtgtgtaggAACATGAAGGAGCATGACACCCTGTGCAACAGTGTGGCCAATTGATGGGTTTttaacaacaatggagctctatgacACAGGGGAAGAAGATCAGGCTACATCATGCTTTgatacacaaacaatacttgttagtagaTACACTCACTGTTGATTTTGGTCTgcacatgggatttgttgacaatctGTGTTTTTGGACCAAAGAGTTCTGGGGACTCCCTGAGAGAAAATGCATAGCAGAGCTCCCCCGAGAACTACATACCTTCAcaggctttttttctgtttgcattCACACAGTCAACAGAAACGCATAATAAGACCAGACTCATGGGCCCCCAGAAGTGCGCCGGGCTTTGAGGCATATTCGACATAgtggccaaacagtggaattacaaAGTCAGGGGATGCCCTCTGCCCCAAAAAGACTTTCCCACAGACTTACATGGCGAAAGAGATGTCTGTTAATAAGTGGATAGGGTTTTTGAGCATCACAACCACTgggaaattactttttttgatccattcggtccaataacatttggaaagtctagaggAGCCGCACGATTAAATCAATATTCCCCATTCAAATTAGCGAAGAGCTAAACCTGGAGTAGCCGGCTTGGTCAGCAGAAGTCTCTAGTGCTTCATGCGCCATGCACCACTGAGATACTTACTGCAGGAATTAAGGGGGCCTGCCTCAAACGCTGTATGCAGTTCTCTTTATACATCCACAACTTATTCTTTAGAAGATATTTTAGAGTAAGCTAGGTAGCTAACTAGCCATTAGCCTCATTTAGAAAACCTCCTGTTTGCACTGGACTTTTACCTCCACTTCTGTGTCTTGtgtggtgcattcaaactaAATCGGTGTTTAATTTACTGACAAAAGCTCAAATTGTGTCTTTATACTTTGATACACATATTGTTTAGCTACTTAACTGGCTAATTAACAAACAAGCTACTTTTCTAAACATCAAAATCCGACATAATGGTTACAAAATGATCAGTTTTAAGTCAAACTTGACAAAAATGAGTCTGTTCAAGTCTGTCAGAAACAAATGTTAAACTACGTTCACAAATGCCTTCAGCTGTTACAGTAGCAGTCGCTCCAGAGCTGTAGACCTCCAATATGGCTGCCAGGAGATGTATTGCATCATCCAAAAGCCCTCAGTGTTGTAGTACATTAGTGCAGCACACTATTAATGCTGCACAACACAAAGTCATTTCGTGTATTTTGCAGACAGCACCGAGTCAGTGCAACTTTCCTCCAGGTCAGCAGGACGGCGCGACCTTCCCTCTGCCTGCTCCTAGACGTCGGTGCTGACACTGTTGTTGACCACCTCCCTCATGGTAACGGAACGGATGAGGTTGAGCTTCTGGTAGAAGCTGGCCAGATCTATGGGCAGCTCCAAGTCCTGTTGCTGCACAGTCCTGTAGCTGATTCTGCGCCCGCCGTTGCACAGCCTCTCTGGGTGCTGCAGGTAGAAGGGCAGCGAACAGCGGGCGCAAGACGGGCAGAAGGCGTGTGAGCGCTGGCACCTGCGTGGCGGCGGTGTTGGGCAGCAGCTGGCAGGCCCGTTGGCCTCAGTGAGGAAGGTGGGGGTGTAGTTCTCCTGTTCGTTGCCGAAGTGCTCTGGCGTCGGAGGTGTAGGGGGAGCGGACAGAGCCAGGGGCCAGGAAGGCGACATGGTGGCGAACTCCGgttcctcctcttccccctTCTCAGACTCCTCCCTCTTACAGCAGTAATACTGGAGCAGTGAAAAACAGGAGGAGAGAGTACGGTcaaaagttagttttttttttttttttttggtttattggcatttctttaaaccaaaaatCTAAACtcgtcttgctttgccagaccttcctccacagcgttgcggaggagggtctggctagtccacacagcattctgggatgggagaaaaatgtgctctggtttattgacatttctttaaaccaatcacaatcgccatgggcggcgctaagcgcaagacggagcaacggtgcctctgcaaaatagcctcaggaaggaacttgttttgatggaacttGTGTACgtccaaaagttgttttagtcgtgcaacagaaaactcagattggacagatagtctagctagctgtctggatttaccctgcagagatctgaggagcagttaaccgtagtcctcagaaatccactggagtttagaatgccaagaCAAAGAacgcggaaggtgacggacatccggctgaaaattAGGGATAcccggtggaatttccagcggcatcTGGACAAagccggaaatgaaacgtcgtcgaaaTAGACTATGATAACATTGACAAACATCATGCAGAACAATATGAAGCCTTGCTACTAATTAAAAACGACGAATATCTGGATCCAATCATTCACCAGCTGGACTGACTGGTTTTGCGTGGATTTCCTTTAAATGAATGTGCAGAAGTTCCTGttctccagaggatgaatcctactgactttggtgatcctgaCTTTTCATCCTGCACCatcatgaggttgacatttgttgttttgagtgaaatgtctcgacaactattggatggattgacagaaaatgtggttcacacattcatgttcccctcaggatgaattgtaacaaCTTTGGGggtcctctgacttttcatctagtgccatcTCCATGTCAAAACTTGAATGTGTCCAATACTTAGTTTTAAAGGTACTTGATCATAAACCAGACATTCCCATCGGCCTCAGCGGTAggctactttgtgtttagtgctaatcaACAAATGTTAAAATGCTCACGCTTCACTAGAATGGTGAACCAGCTTCATGATACTAGCTTGTGACGGCCACTGCCCTTCCCTACCAATCTATCGTTTGTCTACGTGTTTTTCTAGATAACTGGTTTCAGGGGCTCATTAGAGCCAACTGGGAACACCTAGCTGTTCTGGGACTCTCTCCATGTACTTGTTGTGTATTTAATTAATCTCAGTGTTGTGTATTTAATTAATCTCAGTTTGTTTGAAATCACTTTACTTTTGAAAACAGTGTGTGGGAAAACTCCCACGTTGTCGTGGCCTTACGAGCCAGATTGTGACAAGCTAAACAAGcccatgttagcatttagctcaaagcaccactgtgcctatCGTTGTAGACTCTTAGAATGTCTTTTAGAAAATCATTTATTGTACTTTTTCAGTTAAACATTAAATGTCATACCTGCAACCTACATAAACACAGTACAGCGACGATGGTCAGTAAGATGACTGTAGCCAGAATTCCTCCTGCGATGACCACTGTCCCGGCTGACATTCGAAATCCTCTCCATCAACAGCctgcagggaggaggaggaggaggaggaggaggaggaggaggagggtgggaTGAGGAAAGAGACAAAGGCACAGCTTAGTAATGAGAGAAAtggaggaaagaagaaaaggaaatTCTGGGGGACAGTGGATGAGGAGAATGACGATGAAGAGAAGATGAAGAAATTTGGTGGGGGAGAGAGAGTATAGTgacagagatgagagagaaggaaggaagaagagaagagatgaGGGAAGAAGAAGTAGATTAGAAACgaggagaaaagaggaaaattgGAGGAAGAAGTGAGGAAAGGCATGAAAGGGTAAAGAGGAAAATGAAAGGTGGCGAAAGAAAGGAGAATaagagaaggaaaaggagcAGAAGAAAGGTAGATGAGACAGAAGGTGTAAAGACAGAATGATGAGGAGACAAGGAAGTAAGAGAAGAGTGAAGAGGAGGATAGAAGAGAGATAATGATGTTGCTGTAAAATTTTACATCTCTACTGAACAGCTCCAAAATGTTTAAACTGTTTTCTCTTGCCAGCAGCCATTACTGAAAATACTGCTGATGGATTTTTTTACGACTCAGTGCAGTAAATTAAGACGAGTCACAAAAATGAAGTTAGAGTCAGCCAAGTGCAAATATTGGCATGTCTGACTCTGATGATGGTGAATGTGACTGATGCTCTCTCAGTAATGACCACATATGGGAAGTCAGCAGCAGGAAACGCATCATTACTGATCTTTGCAGGTTTGAGTAAACAATTATGTTGCCCTAAACAAGACCTTCCTTGGGAAAAAACCCTATTGTGCTTTCTAGCAGAGAgtttgatgagaagatcaatagcTACTACTTTctcctgtacagtaaatatgaagcttcaGCCAGGActtggttagcttagcttagcacaaagacttgAAACAGGtgcaaacagctagcctggctccgcacagcaatgtttggtgttttaagcccccaacgtcgtcttccaggcagaatggttagggttaggtttgggttaaaatgcaAAGCCCAGGATGGGCGCTGCGAGGGGCACAGGCACAAGAGGACCACTggtgtgaataaaacacttaaaaatctCCTTAAAAAAGCTGGGTTCGGTTATACAataaagctgtttaaaagacGGCCAGATATTAAAAACAGGTTAAAAGAACCACTAGACAGGATGGACAGCGGgagattaaaactttaaataaaaggtcaacTCCACACCTAAGTCTCCTaaagacattacaaaataaataattaaaataaataatatatatatatatatagagagagagagagttatgtaaataaatagcccggcataacaatacaaaataaattctTAACCCAATATTAAAGACATTATTTATcctcaaaaattaaaatgaaaacatttaaggGGTCTAAAATACTGTCAGAATTACTTGCCCTtgaggttaaaaaaatatatacacataccatTAAAAATTAGTAATAAGTGCTGTGTTTAAAAGTGCTTCAAGAAGTAAAAAGTGCCACACAATAAATAaccataaataatttaaaatacatcatAGAAAAAAACCACACTGTTAGTAAAATGCATAAAACTAATGGCATGTGTATCATCATGTTAAAATCTTGAGGCAAGTAATTaaatttgtaataataataatcataatacatattaacaataaagacagaaacacaatcaaattagataaatagataaaatagATAAGGCAGAATAAAAGTTATAAAGGACAACTGAGGCatctttaaattatttattaaaaaaacccatcaaaacattaacatattaGGTAGGACCCCCTCtgtcgacggtcgcagcgctgccttgaagtcgacattGGGggattaaaacaccattgagcccgcacagcacctctaaagctcactgaaTAACATGTTTGATCTCGTTTGTTCAGTCAGTGCAAAAAAGTAAGTGTAGAAAGGACTACAGAGAGGAAACCAATGAGTCACACTACTTCCTTCTTTGGTCCTGACAGACAAGAGTCATACTGGTACTTCACACAGCCATTAGAGGACAGGTAAACACAAACGTCCATTTGAACAAACTGTATCTAAAATGCTCATAACCAATAGAAATGATGGCCTAGACCTACAAAAACAAGACtcaagttgtaataaactgaAATTTAAGGTTATGTCCGTTGTTGGGGTTACAGTTGACACATTTCCAATCAATCCCTCCAAAAGATTCTGATTCTAACAGGATTGGTATCACATCTGTGTGTTCACATTTGGATGAGTTATGACTATGTGAAGGAGTGCAAATTGCGTTATTCTGGTTCAAAGTTATTAATAAAGTGTGAAAAATTCCAGACAGGCCTCAAGGTCAGGGGaggggctagaaggggggcacaGGGTGGCACCAGCCCCtccctgaaatatgattgccccCCCCCAacaatccattgggctagagtgctgtcaatctgacaaatgTGATTTTCATTGGATCAGAATACTGTCACTTGgatgcctgttctgccaatttccctgcccttgtcacatgaccagttaatgtttccatgacgactatccaaaattctgataccatgggaccagcactggaattgtttgttttgtggcagactgagcctataaaatatgtgtattatttatcacatatacaatttgtttaaaatgaaaacaagtgaaactaaaaatgaatgggatgttttatttagcagaattacaatatcttgttctatcctatccaatattccctatgtttctaagcagatttcctatgctgtattctgatc
Coding sequences within:
- the LOC116054449 gene encoding protein FAM163B codes for the protein MSAGTVVIAGGILATVILLTIVAVLCLCRLQYYCCKREESEKGEEEEPEFATMSPSWPLALSAPPTPPTPEHFGNEQENYTPTFLTEANGPASCCPTPPPRRCQRSHAFCPSCARCSLPFYLQHPERLCNGGRRISYRTVQQQDLELPIDLASFYQKLNLIRSVTMREVVNNSVSTDV